A single window of Streptomyces griseoviridis DNA harbors:
- a CDS encoding ABC transporter ATP-binding protein encodes MSTTPVAAPAPGRSAVRTLLRLWPYVRPVRARLSAAAFVAVVASCLGLVIPLVLKWMVDGPVTHRDPAGVWLGALFLLLLGIAEALLFGLRRWLVARPLSRVEADLRADLFGRAQRLPVAFHDRWSSGQLLSRATTDLMLLRMFLAFPLTFLLVNGVTILVGVGIMLLQDWTLGLVILVPAVPVMVMCLVFEKRYAAVARLAQDQVGDLTTVVEESVLGIRIIKGFGRHRSQARAFRELSGTLRSTELRKARLLAAIWGVIVTLPELAIGAALVLGSVRVADGDLSAGTLVAFLSTALALRWPVDSIGFLLAMCQEAATATERYFEVLDERPESAGGERTRAPESGREARGLRFHGVRFRYPDAPPGSPPVLDGIDLHIRPGESMALVGATGSGKTTLTALVPRLHETTEGRITLDGEDITALSREELRTRVAVAFEEPTLFSATVGENVLMGADGGAGAAELERALGVAQADFVRALPQGAGTQVGEQGLSLSGGQRQRLALARAVVGRPRFLILDDPLSALDVHTEAAVEAALREVLADTTALIVAHRPSTVLLADRVALLSGGRIAAVGTHHELLRTHPEYAYLMSGGDDHGDGPPPAVGAGETEGDR; translated from the coding sequence ATGTCCACTACACCCGTCGCCGCGCCCGCCCCCGGCCGTTCCGCGGTCCGCACCCTGCTGCGCCTGTGGCCCTATGTCCGGCCCGTGCGGGCCCGGCTCTCGGCCGCCGCGTTCGTCGCCGTCGTCGCCTCCTGTCTCGGCCTGGTGATCCCGCTGGTCCTGAAGTGGATGGTCGACGGCCCGGTCACCCACCGCGATCCGGCCGGGGTGTGGCTCGGCGCGCTGTTCCTGCTGCTGCTGGGGATCGCCGAGGCGCTGCTGTTCGGGCTGCGGCGGTGGCTGGTGGCCAGGCCGCTCTCCCGGGTCGAGGCGGATCTGCGGGCGGACCTGTTCGGGCGCGCGCAGCGGCTGCCGGTCGCCTTCCACGACCGCTGGTCCTCGGGGCAGTTGCTGTCCCGGGCCACCACCGATCTGATGCTGCTGCGCATGTTCCTCGCCTTCCCGTTGACGTTCCTGCTGGTCAACGGAGTGACGATCCTGGTCGGGGTGGGCATCATGCTGCTCCAGGACTGGACGCTGGGGCTGGTCATCCTGGTCCCCGCGGTGCCGGTGATGGTGATGTGCCTGGTGTTCGAGAAGCGGTACGCGGCGGTGGCGCGGCTCGCGCAGGACCAGGTCGGCGATCTGACGACGGTCGTCGAGGAGAGCGTCCTCGGCATCCGGATCATCAAGGGCTTCGGCCGCCACCGCAGCCAGGCGCGGGCGTTCCGCGAGCTGTCGGGGACGCTGCGCTCCACGGAGCTGCGCAAGGCGCGGCTGCTCGCCGCGATCTGGGGCGTCATCGTGACCCTGCCGGAACTGGCGATCGGGGCGGCGCTGGTGCTGGGCAGCGTCCGGGTCGCGGACGGCGATCTGTCGGCCGGCACCCTGGTCGCGTTCCTGTCGACGGCGCTCGCGCTGCGCTGGCCGGTGGACTCCATCGGCTTCCTGCTGGCGATGTGCCAGGAGGCGGCGACGGCCACCGAACGGTACTTCGAGGTGCTGGACGAGCGGCCCGAGTCGGCGGGCGGCGAGCGGACCCGCGCCCCGGAGAGCGGGCGGGAGGCGCGCGGGCTGCGCTTCCACGGCGTGCGGTTCCGCTACCCCGACGCCCCGCCCGGCTCGCCGCCCGTCCTGGACGGGATCGACCTGCACATCAGGCCGGGCGAGTCGATGGCGCTGGTCGGCGCGACCGGCAGCGGCAAGACCACGCTCACCGCGCTGGTGCCGCGGCTGCACGAGACGACCGAGGGGCGGATCACCCTGGACGGCGAGGACATCACCGCGCTCTCCCGCGAGGAGCTGCGCACCAGGGTCGCCGTCGCCTTCGAGGAGCCCACCCTGTTCTCGGCGACCGTCGGCGAGAACGTCCTGATGGGGGCCGACGGCGGTGCGGGCGCGGCCGAGTTGGAGCGTGCGCTCGGGGTCGCCCAGGCGGACTTCGTGCGGGCGCTGCCGCAGGGCGCCGGCACCCAGGTCGGCGAGCAGGGCCTCAGCCTGTCCGGCGGGCAGCGGCAGCGGCTGGCGCTGGCCCGCGCGGTCGTCGGCAGGCCCAGGTTCCTGATCCTGGACGACCCGCTGTCGGCGCTCGACGTGCACACCGAGGCGGCCGTGGAGGCGGCCCTGCGGGAGGTGCTGGCCGACACGACCGCGCTGATCGTCGCCCACCGCCCGTCGACGGTGCTGCTCGCCGACCGGGTCGCGCTGCTCTCCGGGGGGCGGATCGCGGCGGTCGGCACCCATCACGAACTGCTGCGCACCCACCCGGAGTACGCGTATCTGATGTCCGGGGGCGACGACCACGGTGACGGGCCGCCGCCGGCCGTCGGCGCGGGGGAAACGGAGGGCGACCGATGA
- the glgX gene encoding glycogen debranching protein GlgX has translation MSSAAEREAVAEQRTAPVVVTEAAPRGTPGVPVRPGAPTPLGARFRAGPDGVPGTNFALWAGGAEAVELCLFDEGGRETRAPLTELTHEIWHGFVPGVLPGQRYGYRVHGRWDPWTGGRWNPAKLLLDPYARAVDGDFALPPEVYGHVRDWPQQHVADTVRDERDSAPFVPKGVVVHDDDDWADDHRPKTPWADSVIYELHVKGFTRAHPGVPEELRGTYAGLAHPAAVEHLTRLGVTAVELLPVHQFAHEDHLLRRGLRNYWGYNSVGYFAPHAGYAASGTAGQQVGEFKRMVRALHAAGIEVILDVVYNHTAEAGELGPTLSLKGIDNRGYYRLQSDARRYTDYTGCGNTLHVVRPHVLRLITDSLRYWVTEMGVDGFRFDLAAALARSMHDVDMLSPFLAVIAQDPVLRRVKLIAEPWDVGSGGYQVGAFPPLWTEWNDRYRGAVRDFWRGALPDVRDLGYRLSGSSDLYAWGGRRPYASVNFVTAHDGLTLRDLVTYERKHNEANGEGNRDGSDDNRSWNCGTEGESDDGRVRALRRRQLRNLLTTLLLSTGVPMLVAGDELGRTQGGNNNAYCQDNETSWVDWGLLDDPGWQALFDLTSRLIALRHRHPVLRRRAFFSGRAHSADGLRDLAWFTARGAEMTERDWYAPAATLGMYLSGRDIPGRDERGAPIVDDSFLAVLHAGDAPAAFVLPGPPWARRYEVVVDTSREEQAAAPGVTYRAGASITVPARAVLLLRVG, from the coding sequence GTGTCCAGCGCAGCCGAGCGGGAGGCGGTGGCCGAGCAGCGGACCGCCCCGGTCGTCGTGACGGAGGCGGCCCCGCGCGGGACGCCGGGCGTGCCGGTGCGGCCGGGTGCGCCGACCCCGTTGGGCGCCCGGTTCCGGGCCGGGCCCGACGGCGTGCCGGGCACCAACTTCGCGCTCTGGGCCGGGGGCGCGGAGGCCGTGGAGCTGTGCCTCTTCGACGAGGGCGGCCGGGAGACCCGCGCGCCGCTGACCGAACTGACGCACGAGATCTGGCACGGCTTCGTCCCCGGGGTGCTGCCGGGCCAGCGCTACGGCTACCGGGTGCACGGGCGCTGGGACCCGTGGACCGGCGGCCGCTGGAACCCGGCGAAGCTGCTCCTCGACCCGTACGCGCGGGCCGTCGACGGCGACTTCGCGCTGCCGCCCGAGGTGTACGGGCACGTCAGGGACTGGCCGCAGCAGCACGTCGCCGACACCGTGCGCGACGAACGGGACTCCGCGCCCTTCGTCCCCAAGGGCGTCGTCGTCCACGACGACGACGACTGGGCCGACGACCACCGCCCCAAGACGCCGTGGGCCGACTCCGTCATCTACGAGCTGCACGTCAAGGGCTTCACCCGGGCCCACCCGGGGGTGCCCGAGGAACTGCGCGGCACCTACGCCGGGTTGGCGCACCCGGCGGCCGTCGAGCATCTGACGCGGCTCGGGGTGACGGCGGTGGAGCTGCTGCCGGTGCACCAGTTCGCGCACGAGGACCATCTGCTGCGCCGGGGCCTGCGCAACTACTGGGGCTACAACTCGGTCGGCTACTTCGCCCCGCACGCCGGGTACGCCGCGTCGGGCACCGCGGGGCAGCAGGTCGGCGAGTTCAAGCGGATGGTGCGGGCGCTGCACGCGGCCGGCATCGAGGTGATCCTCGACGTCGTCTACAACCACACCGCCGAGGCGGGTGAACTCGGTCCGACGCTCTCCCTGAAGGGCATCGACAACCGCGGCTACTACCGGCTCCAGTCCGACGCCCGCCGCTACACCGACTACACCGGGTGCGGCAACACCCTGCACGTGGTGCGACCGCACGTGCTGCGGCTGATCACGGACTCACTGCGCTACTGGGTGACCGAGATGGGCGTCGACGGGTTCCGCTTCGACCTCGCGGCGGCGCTCGCCCGCTCCATGCACGACGTCGACATGCTGTCGCCGTTCCTCGCGGTCATCGCGCAGGACCCGGTGCTGCGCCGGGTGAAGCTGATAGCGGAACCGTGGGACGTCGGGTCGGGCGGCTACCAGGTGGGCGCCTTCCCGCCGCTGTGGACGGAGTGGAACGACCGCTACCGGGGCGCCGTCCGGGACTTCTGGCGGGGCGCGCTGCCCGATGTGCGCGACCTCGGCTACCGGCTCTCCGGCTCCAGCGACCTGTACGCGTGGGGCGGCAGGCGGCCCTACGCGTCCGTCAACTTCGTCACCGCGCACGACGGTCTCACCCTGCGCGACCTGGTGACCTACGAGCGCAAGCACAACGAGGCGAACGGCGAGGGCAACCGGGACGGCTCGGACGACAACCGGTCCTGGAACTGCGGGACGGAGGGCGAGAGCGACGACGGACGCGTCCGCGCGCTGCGCAGACGCCAGTTGCGCAACCTGCTGACCACGCTGCTGCTGTCGACGGGCGTGCCGATGCTGGTCGCGGGCGACGAGCTGGGGCGCACCCAGGGCGGCAACAACAACGCGTACTGCCAGGACAACGAGACCAGTTGGGTCGACTGGGGGCTCCTCGACGACCCCGGCTGGCAGGCCCTGTTCGACCTCACCTCGCGGCTGATCGCGCTGCGCCACCGGCATCCGGTGCTGCGCCGCCGCGCGTTCTTCTCCGGCCGGGCGCACTCGGCGGACGGGCTGCGCGACCTCGCCTGGTTCACCGCGCGCGGCGCCGAGATGACCGAACGGGACTGGTACGCGCCGGCTGCCACGCTCGGCATGTACCTCTCCGGGCGGGACATCCCCGGGCGGGACGAGCGGGGCGCGCCGATCGTCGACGACAGCTTCCTCGCGGTGCTGCACGCCGGGGACGCCCCGGCCGCGTTCGTGCTGCCGGGCCCGCCGTGGGCGCGGCGGTACGAGGTCGTCGTCGACACCTCGCGCGAGGAGCAGGCGGCGGCGCCCGGGGTGACGTACCGGGCGGGGGCGTCGATCACCGTTCCGGCGCGGGCGGTGCTGCTGCTGCGGGTGGGGTGA
- a CDS encoding L,D-transpeptidase, with the protein MRHVHGRARRAGATLAALLTCAGLLAGAAGCTSGGHRTIDLGGSFGKPAAPEDVIRISPDDGSKGVTSREPLRVHVPDGRLESVRVVRSQDAQESEVPGRIAENGRSWEPDEARLGLAARYTVDAVAVDDDGHRSARHTTFTTYVPDERFIGYVTPENRATVGTGMIVSLDFSREIQNRAAVERAVQITARPAVEIRPHWFGASRLDFRPERYWQPGTEVTVSLKLRDVEGAPGVYGLQYKTFSFTVGRSQVSLVDAAEHTMEVRRDGELLATVPITAGAPKTTTYNGKMVVMDMLEVTRMNSRTVGFGGEYDIPDVPHAMKLTNTGTFLHGNYWSPNAPGRVNVSHGCVGLRDVKGGSSDTPAGWFFDRSLIGDVIEVVNSKDTTVAANNGLGGWNMSWKEWTARGAVR; encoded by the coding sequence GTGAGGCACGTACACGGGCGCGCACGGCGCGCGGGGGCCACGCTGGCCGCCCTACTGACATGCGCAGGACTACTGGCGGGGGCCGCGGGCTGCACCTCGGGCGGCCACCGCACCATCGATCTGGGCGGGTCGTTCGGCAAGCCGGCCGCCCCCGAGGACGTCATCAGGATCTCGCCCGACGACGGCAGCAAGGGGGTGACGTCGCGGGAGCCGCTGCGGGTCCACGTCCCGGACGGGCGGCTCGAGTCGGTGCGGGTGGTCCGCTCCCAGGACGCGCAGGAGTCCGAGGTGCCGGGGCGGATCGCGGAGAACGGCCGGAGCTGGGAACCGGACGAGGCACGGCTCGGGCTCGCGGCCCGCTACACGGTCGACGCGGTCGCCGTCGACGACGACGGCCACCGCTCGGCCCGGCACACCACGTTCACGACGTACGTGCCCGACGAGCGCTTCATCGGGTACGTCACACCGGAGAACCGGGCCACGGTCGGCACCGGCATGATCGTCTCGCTGGACTTCAGCCGGGAGATCCAGAACCGGGCGGCGGTGGAGCGCGCCGTCCAGATCACCGCGCGCCCCGCGGTGGAGATCCGCCCGCACTGGTTCGGCGCGTCACGGCTCGACTTCCGCCCCGAGCGGTACTGGCAGCCGGGCACCGAGGTGACCGTCTCGCTGAAGCTGCGGGACGTGGAGGGCGCCCCCGGCGTCTACGGCCTCCAGTACAAGACGTTCTCCTTCACCGTCGGCCGCAGCCAGGTCTCCCTGGTCGACGCGGCCGAACACACCATGGAGGTGCGGCGGGACGGCGAGCTGCTGGCGACCGTGCCGATCACGGCCGGCGCCCCCAAGACCACCACGTACAACGGGAAGATGGTGGTGATGGACATGCTGGAGGTGACCCGTATGAACAGCCGCACCGTCGGGTTCGGCGGCGAGTACGACATCCCCGACGTGCCGCACGCCATGAAGCTGACCAACACGGGCACCTTCCTGCACGGCAACTACTGGTCGCCGAACGCCCCGGGGCGGGTGAACGTCAGCCACGGCTGCGTGGGGCTGCGGGACGTGAAGGGCGGCAGCTCCGACACCCCCGCGGGATGGTTCTTCGACCGCAGCCTCATCGGTGACGTCATCGAGGTGGTGAACAGCAAGGACACCACCGTCGCGGCCAACAACGGCCTCGGTGGCTGGAACATGTCCTGGAAGGAGTGGACGGCGCGCGGCGCGGTCAGATGA
- a CDS encoding L,D-transpeptidase, with protein sequence MNVRPISGASVDARGRHARRLSALLLGGLLLTATACGGSDSGPGDAKGEGGGEAGATARGTQSTAVVAIAPKDGAKAVRTSGALEVTAKKGKLTKVQVKNAKGDAVAGEITDGGATWTPAAHLAAATTYTVHAVARDAEGREAAEDSRFTTLTPKNTFIGTFTPEDGSKVGVGMPFSIRFTRGITRPEDVEKAIKVTTSPAVDVEGHWFGNDRLDFRPEKYWASGTKVTVRLDLDGVEGRPGVYGKQAKTVSFTIGRNQVSIVDAKAHTMKVTRDGEVVKTVPVTTGKPGYETWNGQMVISEKLRVTRMNGETVGYGGEYDIKDVPDAMRLTDSGTFVHGNYWGGGAFGNYNASHGCVGLRDVRGGSDRGLPGGWFFDHSLIGDVVVVKRSDDRTVAPDNGLNGWNMSWEKWKA encoded by the coding sequence GTGAACGTGCGACCGATATCGGGGGCGTCGGTTGACGCGCGGGGACGGCACGCCAGAAGGCTGTCGGCCCTGCTGCTCGGAGGACTGCTGCTGACCGCCACCGCGTGCGGCGGCTCGGACTCCGGTCCGGGGGACGCGAAGGGCGAGGGCGGCGGCGAGGCCGGTGCGACCGCGCGCGGTACGCAGTCGACGGCCGTCGTCGCCATCGCGCCGAAGGACGGCGCCAAGGCCGTCCGCACCAGCGGGGCGCTCGAAGTCACCGCTAAAAAAGGCAAGTTGACGAAGGTCCAGGTCAAGAACGCCAAGGGCGACGCGGTCGCGGGGGAGATCACCGACGGCGGCGCGACCTGGACACCGGCCGCGCATCTGGCCGCGGCCACCACGTACACCGTGCACGCGGTCGCCCGGGACGCCGAGGGGCGCGAGGCGGCCGAGGACTCCCGCTTCACCACGCTGACCCCGAAGAACACCTTCATCGGCACGTTCACCCCGGAGGACGGCTCGAAGGTCGGCGTCGGGATGCCGTTCTCGATCCGCTTCACCCGGGGCATCACACGTCCCGAGGACGTCGAGAAGGCGATCAAGGTCACGACGTCGCCCGCCGTGGACGTCGAGGGCCACTGGTTCGGCAACGACCGCCTCGACTTCCGCCCGGAGAAGTACTGGGCGTCCGGCACGAAGGTCACCGTCCGGCTCGACCTCGACGGCGTGGAGGGCCGGCCGGGCGTCTACGGCAAGCAGGCCAAGACGGTCTCCTTCACCATCGGCCGCAACCAGGTCTCGATCGTGGACGCCAAGGCCCACACGATGAAGGTCACGCGGGACGGCGAGGTCGTCAAGACCGTCCCGGTCACCACCGGCAAGCCCGGCTACGAGACCTGGAACGGCCAGATGGTCATCAGCGAGAAGCTCCGGGTGACCCGGATGAACGGCGAGACGGTCGGCTACGGCGGCGAGTACGACATCAAGGACGTCCCCGACGCCATGCGCCTGACCGACTCGGGCACCTTCGTGCACGGCAACTACTGGGGCGGCGGCGCCTTCGGCAACTACAACGCGAGCCACGGCTGCGTCGGCCTGCGGGACGTGCGCGGCGGCTCTGACCGGGGGCTGCCGGGCGGCTGGTTCTTCGACCACTCCCTGATCGGTGACGTCGTGGTCGTCAAGCGCTCCGACGACCGCACCGTCGCGCCGGACAACGGCCTCAACGGCTGGAACATGTCCTGGGAGAAGTGGAAGGCGTGA
- a CDS encoding enoyl-CoA hydratase/isomerase family protein — translation MTVNLEVAEGVGTVRLDRPPMNALNVAVQDRLKELAEEAARREDVRAVVLYGGPKVFAAGADIKEMRDMDHTAMVLRARALQDAFTAVARIPKPVVAAVTGYALGGGCELALCADFRIAGADARFGQPEIQLGLIPGAGGTQRLARLIGPSKAKDLIFTGRMVKAEEALTLGLVDRVVPNEEVHEAAHAWAAKLAKGPAIALRAAKESIDTGLETDLDTGLALERSWFAGLFATEDRERGMRSFVEEGPGKATFR, via the coding sequence ATGACCGTGAATCTCGAAGTCGCCGAGGGCGTCGGCACCGTCCGCCTCGACCGCCCGCCGATGAACGCGCTGAACGTCGCCGTCCAGGACCGGCTCAAGGAACTGGCCGAGGAGGCCGCCCGCCGCGAGGACGTCAGGGCCGTGGTCCTCTACGGCGGCCCGAAGGTGTTCGCGGCCGGCGCGGACATCAAGGAGATGCGGGACATGGACCACACCGCGATGGTCCTGCGGGCCCGCGCCCTCCAGGACGCCTTCACGGCGGTGGCCCGCATCCCCAAGCCGGTGGTCGCGGCCGTCACCGGCTACGCGCTGGGCGGCGGCTGCGAGTTGGCGCTCTGCGCCGACTTCCGGATCGCCGGCGCCGACGCCAGGTTCGGCCAGCCCGAGATCCAGCTCGGCCTGATCCCGGGCGCGGGCGGCACCCAGCGGCTGGCCCGGCTGATCGGCCCCTCCAAGGCCAAGGACCTCATCTTCACCGGCCGGATGGTGAAGGCCGAGGAGGCGCTGACGCTCGGGCTCGTCGACCGGGTGGTGCCGAACGAGGAGGTCCACGAGGCCGCGCACGCGTGGGCGGCGAAGCTGGCGAAGGGCCCCGCCATCGCCCTGCGGGCCGCCAAGGAGTCCATCGACACCGGCCTCGAGACGGACCTCGACACCGGCCTCGCCCTCGAACGGAGCTGGTTCGCGGGCCTGTTCGCGACCGAGGACCGCGAGCGGGGGATGCGCAGCTTCGTGGAGGAGGGTCCTGGCAAGGCGACGTTCCGCTGA